A DNA window from Mastomys coucha isolate ucsf_1 unplaced genomic scaffold, UCSF_Mcou_1 pScaffold21, whole genome shotgun sequence contains the following coding sequences:
- the Rab4b gene encoding ras-related protein Rab-4B isoform X2 has translation MCRGTCTPIHTYIKETNKKVPACLGYSGLESAWRGAVSGQIPALGVTGSPWPHRSVTRSYYRGAAGALLVYDITSRETYNSLAAWLTDARTLASPNIVVILCGNKKDLDPEREVTFLEASRFAQENELMFLETSALTGENVEEAFLKCARTILNKIDSGELDPERMGSGIQYGDISLRQLRQPRSAQAVAPQPCGC, from the exons atgtGCCGTGGAACATGTACACCCATCCACAcctacataaaagaaacaaataagaaagtgCCAGCTTGCCTAGGATACAGTGGACTGGAGTCAGCCTGG AGGGGGGCAGTCTCGGGGCAGATCCCAGCCTTGGGGGTGACCGGGTCCCCCTGGCCTCACAGGTCGGTGACGCGGAGTTATTACCGAGGGGCAGCTGGAGCCCTGCTGGTGTACGACATCACCAG CCGGGAGACATACAACTCGCTAGCTGCATGGCTAACTGATGCCCGGACGCTGGCCAGCCCCAACATTGTGGTCATCCTCTGTGGCAACAAGAAGGACCTGGATCCTGAGCGTGAGGTCACTTTCCTAGAGGCTTCCCGCTTCGCTCAGGAGAATG agctgaTGTTCCTGGAGACCAGCGCTCTCACGGGTGAGAATGTGGAAGAAGCTTTCCTGAAGTGTGCGCGCACCATCCTCAACAAGATCGACTCAG GTGAACTAGACCCGGAGAGGATGGGCTCAGGGATTCAGTATGGAGACATATCCCTTCGCCAGCTGCGGCAGCCTCGAAGTGCCCAGGCTGTGGCCCCTCAGCCCTGTGGCTGCTGA
- the Rab4b gene encoding ras-related protein Rab-4B isoform X1 — translation MAETYDFLFKFLVIGSAGTGKSCLLHQFIENKFKQDSNHTIGVEFGSRVVNVGGKTVKLQIWDTAGQERFRSVTRSYYRGAAGALLVYDITSRETYNSLAAWLTDARTLASPNIVVILCGNKKDLDPEREVTFLEASRFAQENELMFLETSALTGENVEEAFLKCARTILNKIDSGELDPERMGSGIQYGDISLRQLRQPRSAQAVAPQPCGC, via the exons ATGGCTGAGACCTACG ACTTCCTCTTCAAATTCCTGGTGATTGGCAGTGCAGGAACTGGAAAATCATGTCTCCTCCATCAGTTTATTGAGAATAAGT TCAAACAGGACTCCAACCACACTATCGGCGTGGAGTTTGGATCCAGGGTGGTCAACGTTGGGGGGAAGACTGTCAAACTACAGATTTGGGACACTGCTGGCCAGGAGCGATTTCG GTCGGTGACGCGGAGTTATTACCGAGGGGCAGCTGGAGCCCTGCTGGTGTACGACATCACCAG CCGGGAGACATACAACTCGCTAGCTGCATGGCTAACTGATGCCCGGACGCTGGCCAGCCCCAACATTGTGGTCATCCTCTGTGGCAACAAGAAGGACCTGGATCCTGAGCGTGAGGTCACTTTCCTAGAGGCTTCCCGCTTCGCTCAGGAGAATG agctgaTGTTCCTGGAGACCAGCGCTCTCACGGGTGAGAATGTGGAAGAAGCTTTCCTGAAGTGTGCGCGCACCATCCTCAACAAGATCGACTCAG GTGAACTAGACCCGGAGAGGATGGGCTCAGGGATTCAGTATGGAGACATATCCCTTCGCCAGCTGCGGCAGCCTCGAAGTGCCCAGGCTGTGGCCCCTCAGCCCTGTGGCTGCTGA
- the Mia gene encoding melanoma-derived growth regulatory protein isoform X2: MMVWSPVLLGIVVLSVFSGPSRADRAMPKLADRKLCADEECSHPISMAVALQDYVAPDCRFLNIYRGQVVYVFSKLKGRGRLFWGGSVQGDYYGDLAARLGYFPSSIVREDLTLKPGKIDVKTDQWDFYCQ, encoded by the exons ATGATGGTTTGGTCCCCAGTGCTCCTTGGCATCGTCGTCTTGTCTGTTTTTTCAGGGCCTAGCAGGGCTGATCGAGCCATGCCCAAGCTGGCTGACCGGAAGCTGTGTGCGGATGAGGAATGCAGCC atCCTATCTCCATGGCTGTGGCCCTTCAGGACTACGTGGCCCCTGATTGCCGCTTCTTGAATATATACAGGGGTCAAGTGGTGTATGTCTTCTCCAAGTTGAAGGGCCGTGGGCGGCTTTTCTGGGGAGGCAGT gttcagggagattACTATGGAGATCTGGCAGCCCGCCTGGGCTATTTCCCCAGTAGCATTGTCCGGGAGGACCTGACTCTGAAACCTGGCAAAATTGATGTGAAGACAGAT CAATGGGATTTCTACTGCCAGTGA
- the Mia gene encoding melanoma-derived growth regulatory protein isoform X1 — MMVWSPVLLGIVVLSVFSGPSRADRAMPKLADRKLCADEECSHPISMAVALQDYVAPDCRFLNIYRGQVVYVFSKLKGRGRLFWGGSVQGDYYGDLAARLGYFPSSIVREDLTLKPGKIDVKTDVSALGWRWK; from the exons ATGATGGTTTGGTCCCCAGTGCTCCTTGGCATCGTCGTCTTGTCTGTTTTTTCAGGGCCTAGCAGGGCTGATCGAGCCATGCCCAAGCTGGCTGACCGGAAGCTGTGTGCGGATGAGGAATGCAGCC atCCTATCTCCATGGCTGTGGCCCTTCAGGACTACGTGGCCCCTGATTGCCGCTTCTTGAATATATACAGGGGTCAAGTGGTGTATGTCTTCTCCAAGTTGAAGGGCCGTGGGCGGCTTTTCTGGGGAGGCAGT gttcagggagattACTATGGAGATCTGGCAGCCCGCCTGGGCTATTTCCCCAGTAGCATTGTCCGGGAGGACCTGACTCTGAAACCTGGCAAAATTGATGTGAAGACAGATGTGAGTGCTTTGGGGTGGAGATGGAAGTAG